In Athene noctua chromosome 8, bAthNoc1.hap1.1, whole genome shotgun sequence, a genomic segment contains:
- the FAM124B gene encoding protein FAM124B, producing MDDGADSLMTVHLLTNLGHSLPLQQTLDRLLEWICLDIRLFLVSERVTPLKYYERYRKRSCSFPGISVLLFLHEDLGEERIFQVHEQFQHLPWRYQGAQIANGQSHPYAPAHQDFYGLDDQMPVWGIRRVHCGPEILRVTLYCTFDNYEDAVRLYEMILQKEATIQKSNFCVFVLYATQNVAVQLCLKQLPAGVAAEPKESSALQFKVQEIGQLVPLLPNPCIPISSTRWQTQDYEGNIILLQVQDSFKPRETKVGLSHQGNAGNEKILQDSVSAPLPVKWGNPGKRNQEVRAVKGKTKSDTSEALTPEQASRDLHRQFCSSHSGAAAWSWWDATSFRRQVSSKLQASLPENRVRRQVAETNVDTGLTVANPASGRCPLSRFSRDLRSSLLQPRAPMDGAGSTLPSQDRTQVPFAAAKRSKGGGGQRASGFHSQTARASPANRAEDEEEEFFI from the exons ATGGATGACGGAGCAGACTCTCTGATGACTGTGCATCTTCTTACCAATTTGGGTCACTCATTGCCTCTGCAGCAAACTCTGGATCGGCTTTTGGAGTGGATCTGCCTGGACATTCGCCTTTTCCTGGTGTCTGAGCGAGTTACTCCACTGAAATACTATGAGAGGTATCGTAAGAGAAGCTGCAGTTTTCCTGGAATATCTGTCCTCCTTTTTCTACATGAAGACTTGGGAGAAGAACGGATTTTCCAAGTCCATGAGCAATTCCAGCATTTGCCCTGGCGCTACCAGGGTGCCCAGATTGCTAATGGGCAAAGCCACCCCTATGCCCCAGCTCACCAGGACTTCTATGGCCTGGACGACCAGATGCCTGTGTGGGGCATCAGGCGGGTGCACTGTGGCCCCGAAATCCTGCGTGTCACCCTCTACTGCACTTTCGATAACTATGAGGATGCAGTGAGACTCTATGAGATGATCCTGCAGAAAGAAGCAACTATTCAGAAAAGTAACTTCTGTGTCTTTGTGTTGTATGCAACACAAAATGTTGCCGTGCAACTCTGCTTGAAGCAGCTGCCCGCTGGGGTGGCTGCTGAGCCAAAGGAGTCGTCAGCCTTGCAGTTCAAGGTGCAAGAAATCGGGCAGCTGGTGCCTCTCCTGCCTAACCCATGTATTCCTATCAGTAGTACCAGGTGGCAAACACAAGACTACGAAGGAAATATAATTCTGCTTCAG GTTCAAGACAGCTTCAAGCCCCGTGAAACAAAGGTTGGGCTTTCCCATCAGGGTAATGCCGGTAATGAAAAAATCCTGCAGGACTCTGtctcagcccctctccctgtAAAGTGGGGTAATCCTGGGAAGAGAAACCAGGAGGTCAGAGCTGTGAAGGGTAAAACAAAATCTGACACAAGTGAAGCCCTTACTCCTGAGCAAGCCAGCCGTGACCTCCACAGGCAATTCTGCTCTTCTCACAGTGGTGCAGCAGCCTGGTCGTGGTGGGATGCCACCTCCTTCCGCAGGCAGGTGAGCAGCAAGCTGCAGGCTTCTCTCCCAGAGAACCGTGTCCGTCGGCAAGTAGCGGAGACCAATGTGGACACCGGGCTCACTGTGGCAAATCCTGCGAGCGGCCGCTGCCCGCTGAGCCGCTTCTCCAGGGACCTGCGGAGCAGCCTCCTCCAGCCACGGGCACCCATGGATGGGGCCGGCAGCACCCTGCCCTCCCAGGACAGGACCCAGGTGCCGTTTGCTGCAGCTAAAAGGAGTAAAGGGGGAGGAGGGCAAAGAGCTTCAGGCTTCCACTCGCAAACAGCACGAGCCAGCCCTGCAAACAGAgcggaggatgaggaggaggaattcTTTATATGA